From Terriglobia bacterium, the proteins below share one genomic window:
- a CDS encoding alpha/beta fold hydrolase yields MRTDALEPRRETGTLPTQPPTPYFRYFSGAQAAPRVLVVHGLNSNKAFMQIFCAALADAGFEAYAIDLPGHGDSNVGFNAVLADRVLDQAVSLLNPDIAIGHSMGASLLIDLAHHAKFRKLVLISPGTTAVNDLKFENTLVTSETWDIPAVNAFAPHLDGAEWRKFTWGMHSSALMKPDQIREIVKWLGGDPDKLRTGRRLAWLGLMFAAASTLGIVLLPKRPAIAQTLPFSKADVVLCYVVAGGAAVVVQKYVVVLRFVRLFAMDYLVSFFFVAGVVLVAILTAKKQLPSGDPKAIVKAIMASAFVIVLLGLIAGSHFIHMSLSDGRWWRFLVISAASFPLYLFDETITREIGARWRNAGIAVVTRTLIAASIATGVLLLNRQSAFIVLLLGLFLVFWLTLWIATGLVGRHVRNPVAAALFAALVQGWMFAAWFVTV; encoded by the coding sequence ATGCGAACTGACGCCCTGGAACCGCGCCGGGAGACAGGAACACTGCCAACTCAGCCGCCGACTCCCTACTTCCGCTATTTTTCAGGTGCGCAAGCGGCGCCGCGCGTTCTGGTCGTGCATGGTCTGAATTCGAACAAGGCTTTCATGCAGATTTTCTGCGCTGCCCTTGCCGATGCGGGATTTGAGGCTTATGCCATCGACTTGCCCGGCCATGGAGATTCGAACGTCGGTTTCAATGCCGTGCTGGCCGACAGAGTTCTCGACCAGGCCGTGTCCCTTCTTAATCCGGACATTGCGATCGGCCACTCGATGGGCGCGTCGCTCCTGATCGATCTGGCGCACCACGCGAAATTCCGGAAACTCGTTCTGATATCGCCCGGCACTACGGCAGTAAATGATCTGAAGTTCGAAAACACACTCGTCACGAGCGAAACCTGGGACATCCCCGCAGTCAATGCCTTCGCACCCCATCTGGATGGTGCGGAATGGCGGAAATTCACCTGGGGCATGCACTCATCAGCGCTTATGAAGCCGGACCAGATCCGCGAGATCGTGAAGTGGCTGGGCGGCGATCCTGACAAGCTGCGCACCGGCCGGCGGCTCGCATGGCTGGGCTTGATGTTCGCGGCCGCAAGCACTCTGGGGATCGTGCTGCTTCCGAAACGTCCGGCGATCGCGCAAACGCTTCCCTTTTCGAAAGCCGATGTGGTTCTGTGCTACGTCGTCGCGGGGGGAGCGGCGGTGGTCGTGCAGAAATATGTCGTGGTCCTCCGCTTTGTCCGGCTGTTCGCGATGGATTACCTAGTGAGTTTCTTCTTCGTTGCCGGAGTCGTGCTGGTTGCGATTCTTACGGCGAAGAAACAGCTGCCCTCCGGCGATCCGAAGGCAATCGTCAAGGCCATCATGGCGTCGGCATTCGTTATCGTGTTATTGGGTTTGATCGCGGGTTCCCATTTCATTCACATGTCGCTTTCGGATGGGCGTTGGTGGCGTTTTCTCGTGATTTCCGCAGCGTCATTCCCGCTCTATCTGTTCGACGAAACGATAACGCGAGAGATTGGTGCCCGATGGCGGAATGCCGGTATCGCAGTTGTGACCCGGACCTTGATCGCCGCTTCGATCGCGACCGGGGTCCTGTTGCTGAATCGGCAGTCCGCCTTCATCGTCCTTCTTCTCGGATTGTTTCTCGTATTCTGGCTGACACTATGGATTGCTACCGGCCTCGTCGGCCGGCACGTCCGAAATCCCGTCGCCGCCGCTCTTTTTGCCGCGCTCGTCCAAGGCTGGATGTTCGCCGCCTGGTTTGTCACGGTGTGA
- a CDS encoding heme-binding protein, with protein sequence MSLRTTRFIFLITSILIASMLRAQTAPAPAPAYGMPIAVDAARKVAAAAVAEARKHSFMMAVAVVDTAGNLVYFEKMDGTQTGSVNVAIEKARSAALFRRPTKVFQDAVAQGGIGLRMLGLPGAVPVEGGIPLMEGGKVVGAIGASGGTSVEDGQTAQAGANLMK encoded by the coding sequence ATGAGCCTGCGAACCACGCGTTTTATTTTTCTCATAACATCGATTCTCATCGCTTCCATGCTTCGCGCCCAAACGGCGCCGGCTCCCGCGCCCGCCTACGGCATGCCCATCGCTGTCGACGCCGCCAGGAAAGTCGCTGCTGCCGCCGTTGCCGAAGCTCGAAAACACAGCTTCATGATGGCGGTGGCTGTCGTGGATACTGCGGGCAATCTCGTCTACTTTGAAAAAATGGACGGCACGCAGACAGGCAGCGTCAACGTCGCGATCGAGAAGGCACGCTCCGCGGCGCTGTTCAGACGGCCAACCAAGGTGTTTCAGGACGCTGTGGCCCAGGGCGGTATCGGGCTGCGCATGCTTGGCCTTCCTGGAGCGGTGCCGGTTGAAGGCGGTATTCCGTTAATGGAAGGCGGGAAGGTTGTCGGCGCGATCGGAGCATCGGGTGGCACCAGTGTCGAAGACGGGCAGACCGCGCAGGCCGGAGCCAACCTCATGAAGTAG